The stretch of DNA gtcgtcgtcgtcgtcggcGTCCTTTAGGAAGTTTAGGGACAGCCGTTGGGAACATGATCAAGTTGCCGCCCCGTTGGACCCATATGGGTAAACCACGTCCGCGTTGACGTCTCCCGTTTAACCAAATACCACTACCACGTTGACGTGCCATTGTTACCATGGGATCGGTTGGACTGTCCTTTTATAGTCATCGTCGACCTCTGAGTTTACGTTTGAGTTTCTCGAGGAAGATCTGACCTTTGTAACGCAGTGGTTTATAGGCAGGAATGTGCGTGTACACGATGGCCGAATCGTCCCCACGACGAGCGTCTTCGGCACGTATTCGAGCCACCATGTCATCGTACCGTTTACGGGAACGTGCTCGGGTCCGAGCATTCTTACGCGCCAGAGCAGCCACGCCTCCGAGGGCAGCACTTGCGCCCGCCACGATCAAAGGAAGCACCCCGCCACGCTGTCGTCGTCGGACGGggggttttcttcttcttcttcttctttgcttCATAGTCCCCTCAAAGGATGCGGATCCCCACGCATCATTCGATCCATCACCATTTTTCGTGCCCAAGGTTTTCGTTTGAGAACCCGTTTCATCATACCGTAATTATACTCGGGTGCTTCATAGTGGCCGGTGACGCCCTTAGCACCCATCCTTTTATACCTCTTGTCTTTTCCTAACGTGTACCCGGCAGCCACGGCTTTGCCTAGGACCGCCAAGAGACCGCGTCCACGTTGTGGGGGTCGTCTCCGTCGTCGCCGTTTGGTCTTGGGCATGATTGACATCGTGGCGTTGCGCATGTCCTTTTATGGGTTACTGAGTCGGGAAGAGGTGCGTCGGACGGTGGGTGTACCACCATCTTCGTAGACTGTGGTCACGGTGTTGGTATGGGTAATGTTCCGGATACGACGTCCATCCGTTCGTTGACGGGCGTCTTGAGATAACAAATCCATTTGACGACGAAGTCCATCCTGGTTCAAACGTCGTCGACCTCCACGGCCACTGCCCCCTCCGGGAGAACCTCCAGGAGAACCTCCTCCACCAGGAGAACCTCCTCCTCCTCCGCCACCGCCTCCTCCGCCTCCACCACCACCGCCTCCAGGAGGACCTCCCACCACCGCCGCCGCCACCACTGCCTCGACGGCGGGAACCTGCAGGAGAACCTGCTGGAAGAGGACGTTGACGCGGGCGTTTGCCTCCGGTGGTGGGACGAGGACGTTTGCCTCCAGTGGTAGGACGAGGAGCTGCGTTGGAAGGACCACTGGCGGCGAAATCTTGTAAATCTTGGTCGGAGATGTCATAGTCTCTTTGGATCTGGGTTCTCTGAGCCACGGGGATACTCCCGTCCAAAAGAGAACGCATCATGAGTTGTCGTTGGGCTACAAACCCATCGGTCTCTAATCCCCCGGTATTAAGACCCAGTTCTTCCAACAAGACATTGGGTTCGGGTGTCGGCACACGACCTTGATCCAACGTTTCCAAAAACTCTTGAATCGTACTGTTGGGGGTTCGTGTTCCAACGCCGGCCGGACTGTTTCTGGGAGTCATGTTGGGAATGCTGTTCCCCACACCGGCCGGGGACGTCCGCGGTGTCCTGCTCCCCACACCCGCTGGGGCAGACGTCATCCTGGGTTCAGAGAACGAACGGGTTCCTAGAGGAATGTGTCGAGCAGTCTCGAACCGTTCACTCAAAGCCAAAGCACGTCCTCCTTGTCTTCGACGTCGACGAGCCGCGCGTTCTTTAGCTCTCCGTCGTTGTTGCTGTTGACGGTACGTTTGCAATTCCCTTTGATATTCGGAAGGGTCGCGTTCaaattgaaactggtcaaacggTGATCCGGGACTGGAAGGTGTGGAAGGAGTTTGTCGTCGGTACTCTGTCAAGGCACGTCGATAGTCCGAGGGATCCCAATGGGCAAACGGGGATCCTGGACTACTCATTCACGTTTCCACACTTGGGTCGGACCATCCGAGGGTGTCACACAACTGAACAGTCGGTACCGATCGTCTGAAGCGGGATGAAGGTCCATCATTATATACCCGTACGGGCGTTGCGTGCACCTCTCGAAGAGACGAAGCACGTCACGCCATCGATCGGGAAAGGCTTGTAACGTCAAGGCTCGAAATCCCGATTGATCTCTAGGATTCTTGAACACGAAGAGATAGTGGGCATTCCTGGAGATGGTCTTGGCATACTTGCCGGGTGGAAATAAATCTTGACACAAATACAACACCGTAATGTTCCGATGATGCGATTCTCGGGTGAATAGGTCCAACACGCGTTTGTCGTTCCCACCTTCGTCCATGAGATCGTCCAAGACCAAGATGCCACCTTGACTTTTTCCAAACCATTGTCGAAGATCCGAAATGTCAGGGATTCCTTCGTGAAATCGGATCCCACGACCTTTCATCCGTTCGAAACGCGGTTGCCATACGGCATAACAGTAATGACACGGTTTGGTCCGACCTCCTTCAAAGACATCACCTTCCGTCAAGAGGGCTTCGGTCAATTGCGTTTTGCCACTCCCCGAGGGACCGACGATCATCGTACTACTGGGTTGTCGTATCATCCTTCATCGACGTTAGAGTGTGATCCGCCCCTTTTTTATAGTAACCCAAGACAAAGACACGACATGTGATGAAAGTAAATTTTTTAATGCAGAAGAATCGGTTCATGCGGTGTACAACTTTGAAGGCAGGGCAAGGTATTGATCTCTTGGACGATTTGACGACGTACTTGTCGACCCACCCTTCGATCGTTGGCTACAAAATCATGGGGAGAAAAGGTTTGCACAAACTCGGGCATGGTACGTCCCCGAACCCTCTCTTTCAAAAACATCAAAGCATAATGACCGCAAGCGGTACTGTTCAAAGCTTGAAGGGTCCGATCGTTCCATTGCACTGCATCCCATTCGTCTTCGAGCCATCGTTCCAAATCAGGTGCACTGTAAGTCGTCATCGGGAGCCCGTAACTGTCCATGACTTCGCACCGATTCTGTTCCGTCCAAAGTCCCAACCAATGTTGACCCGGTTCCCCTCGTGGATCCGTGTTGACAATGTAAGCGGCCCGTGTCGTACGGCTCGGGCGTGACGGAAGCCCGTCGGAGGGATGGACGCCATGAAAGACGCGTTTCAGGATCGGATCGTCCAAGGCCAAGGCGCGTAAGGTCACGTCACTCAAGGGCACAAATTCCATCTTCACTCGTACTTTTGATACAGGACGGCTCCGTTGGCACCGGCTTGGAAGTTGTCTTCGAATTCGCCAAACACCAGAATGGTGATGTTCTTGTCGGGAGCAGCATTAAATCGGATTTCCAGACGCAGCTTGCCTTTTTGTTTGGGATTTCGATGATACGGTGAATCGGCATTCCCGCTGGGTACATTGTTAAACATGAACAAGGTACAATTCTTGCCGTAGCCCCAATCTCCTGGCTGAATCAGGTGAGGGCGATGATTCGTCAGGGAACCGCTGGCTTCCAAAACACGGTGATAGCCCAACCAGTCTTTCAGGGTATTGGTGCCATCCAATTCCAACGTTGGATAGGGATATTCTTCTCCGCCCACCAGTTGACGAATACTCTTCACCCCAAAATCTTGGAAGGCGTACGGGTAATACTCCAAATCCCCATTAAACGCTTTGCTATCCAGCAGTCCGACGACCAAACGGTCGGGAAGACGGCCTGTGAACAATTGGTCTTCGGTCCACAAGGTGGTCTTGCCATCGAACGAGAAGGTTCGGATTTGACTTTTGACCATAGGATAATTCGCCATTTGACCTTTCACATCGATCTTGGCCATCAGTTCGTTACCCACACTGACATTCAGGTTGACGCGACACAAATGAAAGGTGACTTTGATATCCCCTGCACCCAACGTGACGTATCTTTTGACCCCGGTGCCACTGGTCTTGGTCCCAAACAGGAAAAAGTCCGGCGTGTTGCAAAACAGTTCCATCACCATTTCTACGCGAGGGACCAACAAACGTCCCGTTCGCATGGCAGCCAGATGAGGATACATGATCATGGTGGCTTTGTTATTGCTGTAAAAGAGTTTGGTAGCTGTCTTCAAGGCATTCGTACTATTGTGCGCCCATCCGGCGGTGGTGGAAATGTCGTCGTCGCCTCCCGTCGCTGCCAGCTGTTCTTCCACGTTCAGGTAATTCACCCAACCTTGAGGGGCCAACAACGTATCGCCTTCGTCTCGACTGTAATTCAAGATGGTTTCGATGAAGGATTTGTACATGTACGTATCGGTCTGTTCGCTCATCAACACACCACCCAGGCGTAGATTGATCTGCTTGAAGAGACCGTGGGCCAGATTGTTGGTGACGTACACAAACTTGGTGTTGTTGGCATCCGAGGCACTGTTGGCATCGGCCACGATACCGTTGGTCGATGCCGAATTCAATTTCAGTTCGATTTCGAAAAAACTACGTCCCAAATCCACAAATTCGTCCAAACCGGGGACGGTAAAGGTGATGGGTACGATACCCGTCATGGCCGCACTGTACGGGATCATCCGGTACGAATCGACCGTGATGTCCGTCGACGGCATGGTAAACAGTTCCAGACTCATCTTCGTCTTCTGCTACGTCGTCGTCTTGGTGCTCTCGGTAGGTGCGGGATCAACCAACCACCGTACTGAACGGGGTTCCTGCCTTTTATAGTAGGGGCAGACTGACGTCGACGGTAGGCGCGTTGTCGACGCAACCGTGAATGGACGACCATCGGTCGGTGAATCATTATCGTCTAAAGATGGACGCCACACTTCGTTTGGCTTTTTTATAGGCATACCGTCCACCCACTTTCGCCAAAGCGCCCGCTTTTCGTTTCAAACCACGTTTCAACGAGTGTCCCACCACACCTCCGACTTCGTTGAACGAACGACCACTAGCCGCCGCTTGAAGTCCCGATTGCATGGCGTTCATCAAGACGGGCGAGGCAATCTTGATCAACTCTTCGGTGGCACCATCTCCACGCTGGTACGGAGGATGATACCGTGTCAGACTACCCCCACgcatgatgaggatgatgatgacctCCCGACAGTGTCACGTCGTTTTTATACGTACCGTGGTCTCCTCCGGAACTGAAAGGTCACGCTAGTTCTACGATGTTTTCTTACGGAACTGAAAGGTGACGATGGTTCTCCCTCCAGGAGCGAAACGGGCCAGTTCTCCAGTACTCTCACCTACACTGACCTCGATCAAATCCAATTCTGCACGGCGCATAGACATCCATTGAATGTGGGTGGGCTCGAAGTAGATGACACCCGAACCATCCTGGGTGTAATGCACTTCCCGGACCAACTGATGCTCTGAGTCACCGACAATATTACTACTCACTACATCCGAGTAGACGAGCATGGTACGCGATGGTTGAGTGGACATTCGATTAAATGAGTGATTCAAGTGTAGGAATCGCCACTCTACGGTCTGACTCAGACACAACTTGTTATCCTTCACCTGCCAGTAATTAGGGGTCCAATCAGCGTTTTTGGGTAATTCGGTGACCAATTGTCGATAGAGTCTCTTCTGGTCTTTTTCGTGAAAGTTCATCTCGAGATTAACACCCAAGACCCAGACTTTCAGTAGAGAAGTCACAGTCCTTTGCTCGATCCATCCCATCTTCTGGGCCAAGTCGATATCAATGCAGAAGGTCATTTTACCATGGCTCAGGGACCCCACGTCGGCCACCTTCTTCCTCTCCATGATCATAGTCTCACCCTCCCATCGGAAGGTAGGGCGTTGACTATCGTCCACATACTCCATCTTCGCCTTGATTAACTCCAGTACCATCTGTCGGTTGAGTTCCTGAACGACTTCCTTCATGAACCCGACACCATTGACAATGACGGCGTTGCGTTGGATAAGCGCCGTCTTCGTCACTTGACTTGACTTCAAGGTTATGGTTTCGGGTTGGGTTCCCGAATCCTTCATATGATACTTAGTGCTTATCACCTCGTCCGATGACAAGTAGCTCCGGAGATCCATCCCCTCATTAGGCATAGAGATGGAGGCCAACGCGGCCTCCCATTCTCCATCAAAGTGAACGACCCTGGGCAAACGTACTTTGAAGGCATTCGGTGTATTATTCGGAAACTCTTTCGAAGGATCGCTGAGTACGACGATCCGATtcatgacgacgacgacgacgaaaatggAGACAGAGCGTACTTGTTTTGTCTTTAGGAAAGGCCACGGGACGCCCGTCGATTTCCTTGACACGAACGTGGACCGTTTCGATCTTAGATCCGCGTAGGCGATGGTAATGCACCTGTGGTGGTTCCCACCAGGCACCCCCGCTTTTATAGGGGACGGTGCGCAACAGTTGGTCGTACGACTCCTCCAACCATTGACTTTCCACTAAATTGACGTAGACGAAAAGAGGACGTTCGATCGGTTGCTTCGCCAAGGGTGTGGGTTTCAGTCTGGCAAAGGCTTCGTTCAGACGGACGAATCGCCAGTTGAAGGCATTGGCCATCACCATGAAATGAGCATTGTTATACAACGTATCCCATCCTGCACCTTCCGTGATCAAGGTCACCGGTCCAGTTTCTTTGGTAAATCCGCTTGTATACCCTGTAAAGCCGGACCCATCCAGAAACCTTTCTTGAGTGTAATCCGGTGTTGGGGCGGTCTCGTCAATCGCTTCCATGAGGAGATTGGGTCCTTTCTTGTAGTGATTCGGCCGATCTCCTTGACCCGTCTTGGTCAACCATCCCATATGGAAAGCCAGTTCGCTAACCCATCCAAAATATTTGTAGGGCGAACCTTGAGAATTGATTCCGTGCTTGTACACAAGTGAATTGTCCAAAAGCAATTGGTCTCCCTTCCATACAAATTTGGCCATGGTGTTGTATCGCGTCGTCTTTGGAGGGGTCTGACTCGTGTCCGGGACGCCTATGTAAAGATGCTCTCCGGGGCTCAGATTTTGATGGATCTTTTGTTGCATCAGATCCATGACCTGTTTGATAAAGTCCACACCCGTCTCAGATGGAGTGAGTTCCGACAACCAGATCACCCTTCGCTGACTCTGCATGACATGAATCTCTCCCTTGGCATTCTTTTTCGTGGTAACGTAGTAAAACATACACACGTATCCTTCCTTATTCCATGTCTCTGGATGACCTATGCCATGGTACGCTTCGTGAACCAGAATCTTTTCGGGGAACGAAGGTGGTGGTGGCGGCGGTGGTGGAATGTCAGGCAGAGAGACACCACTCAATCCCACTTCCCAACGGTCCGTGTCCTGCTGCCAAGCATGATCTCTAGGCAGACGGACTTTAAATTCGGAAGGACCATTGTCGGGGAATTCGGATTTTTGAACATGACTCGACAACGTCACATAACGAGACATCGTGTATGGTATCTTTATTACATCTTTTGTATCTTTTTTATACATGTCGTAAAGCCGAACGAGGAATCCAACTATCGTATTTCTTAGGCCAACCTAACCAACGCACTTTCACGAGTCGCTTGCGTCGTTGCAAGATCTTTTCCACGCGGAACAAAGCTTCGTCGGGCACGGTGACTTTCTGAACGTCTTCTTCGTAGAAACTACCTTCGAGAGGCGTGCCATCCCATTCTTTCAGTTTATACGTGACCACGGGTCCGGGTACCACGCGTTGTACGACAAACACTTCTTCGGTCCAACCCGGCAGATACCCTTTCTTGAACGGACGATGTTTCTTGCTGAGTCGCACACGATCGCCCACTTTGAGTTTGGGACGAGGACGCCGTTTCAGGCGTTTGCCGTACAACGTGGACCACACCGCGCCTTCGTTCTTCTCCGTCACGTCGCGTGGCGCCATCCCGATACTCCGATGCCGACTCCCATTGTACCCGTCGAGGAGTTGGGGCAACACCTTGACATACACTCGCGTATTACGCGCCGTGAAATAACGATACATGCGTTGTTTTAACGTACGATTAAAACGTTCGACGATGGAAGCTTTGGCATCCCCGTGCGTCGAAAAATGGTGAATGCCTTCTTGTTCCAACATGGTTCTGAACGGGGCATTGTAAAATTCTTTCCCGGCATCCGTCTGTAAACGCAACGGTTTCCGTCCACTCTGTCGCAGAATCTTCTCAAACGCTTCTGTCACAGCCACCCCGGTCTTGTTCTTGACGGGGATGGCCCAGGCGTACTTGGACAGTACGTCAATGACC from Montipora capricornis isolate CH-2021 chromosome 9, ASM3666992v2, whole genome shotgun sequence encodes:
- the LOC138016760 gene encoding uncharacterized protein, which encodes MIRQPSSTMIVGPSGSGKTQLTEALLTEGDVFEGGRTKPCHYCYAVWQPRFERMKGRGIRFHEGIPDISDLRQWFGKSQGGILVLDDLMDEGGNDKRVLDLFTRESHHRNITVLYLCQDLFPPGKYAKTISRNAHYLFVFKNPRDQSGFRALTLQAFPDRWRDVLRLFERCTQRPYGYIMMDLHPASDDRYRLFSCVTPSDGPTQVWKRE